The Ardenticatenales bacterium sequence GCGACCTGGTGCCCGCACTGCCGGAAAGAGGTCGTAGAATTCCAGAAAGTATATGCAGCACATGCTGACGAATTGACCGTTCTCTTTGTGGGCATCGACAAAGAGGACAACGACAAGCTAACCGAGTTTGGCGCGGAGTTTGGCTTGACCTTCCCCATTACGTCCGATGAATTCGGTACAGCTTCTCGTTACTTCGGCCCCTTCATTCCAAACATCTATTTCATAGATGCAGCCGGCGTGGTCAGGTCACATTCCTTTTCCGAACTCAAAGAGGGGCAGTTGGAAAACTCTTTGGCATCCATCGGGATTACGAATTGATTGTCATGTTGAACCTCGGCTTGGTCTTCGAGCACACCAGATACTTCATGTTGCGAAGTTACGAAACGACTATGAAAGCAAAAACATACCTGATAGCCATCTTTTTCACGATTCTGTTCAGCATCTGGGGACT is a genomic window containing:
- a CDS encoding TlpA family protein disulfide reductase; this translates as MSKIAKWGVGIVALLVVIIVALIKTRTIPIVLSGASIPDFEVMSLEGDIVRSSDLRGQPMVLILGATWCPHCRKEVVEFQKVYAAHADELTVLFVGIDKEDNDKLTEFGAEFGLTFPITSDEFGTASRYFGPFIPNIYFIDAAGVVRSHSFSELKEGQLENSLASIGITN